One bacterium DNA window includes the following coding sequences:
- a CDS encoding ABC transporter ATP-binding protein, translated as MAKLDLIGIGKHFGAHAAVRDLTLEVRDGELMCLLGPSGCGKTTTLRMIGGFEVPDAGDIRIDGRSVTALPPERRPTAMVFQRYNLWPHMTVEGNVAFGLRLRRLPRAQVDAKVRDVLTLVGLPDVGRKYPHQLSGGQQQRVAVARALVLEPKLLLLDEPFSNLDARLRVHMREEVKQLQREVGITTVFVTHDQEEALTIADRITVMRDGVAEQVDTPSSLYARPRTLFVADFIGTMNVIPARVHRGEGVLAAGPWRLPLPGASWPDGAEVRLAVRPEDLVIDAGGASARVRRVMNLGHYLQVVADVPGIGAGPVRLFTDKETAPAEGGEIGLRITRALVFGEGEPVEVGDAVRQPADSRR; from the coding sequence ATGGCGAAGCTCGATCTGATCGGCATCGGCAAGCACTTCGGCGCCCACGCCGCCGTCCGCGACCTCACGCTCGAGGTCCGCGACGGCGAGCTGATGTGCCTGCTCGGGCCGTCGGGATGCGGCAAGACGACCACGCTGCGGATGATCGGCGGCTTCGAGGTTCCGGACGCCGGCGACATCCGCATCGACGGCCGCAGCGTCACGGCGCTGCCGCCCGAGCGCCGGCCCACGGCGATGGTCTTCCAACGCTACAACCTGTGGCCGCACATGACGGTGGAAGGCAACGTCGCCTTCGGGCTGCGTCTGCGGCGTCTGCCCAGGGCGCAGGTGGACGCCAAGGTGCGCGACGTGCTGACGCTCGTCGGGCTGCCCGACGTCGGCCGGAAATACCCGCACCAGCTGTCGGGCGGCCAGCAGCAGCGCGTCGCCGTGGCCCGTGCGCTCGTGCTCGAGCCCAAGTTGCTGCTGCTGGACGAGCCGTTCAGCAACCTCGACGCCCGGCTGCGGGTTCACATGCGCGAAGAGGTCAAGCAGCTCCAGCGTGAGGTCGGCATCACGACCGTGTTCGTGACGCACGACCAGGAAGAGGCGCTGACCATCGCGGACCGCATCACCGTGATGCGCGACGGGGTGGCGGAGCAGGTCGACACGCCGTCCAGCCTGTACGCCCGCCCGCGCACGCTCTTCGTCGCCGACTTCATCGGCACGATGAACGTGATCCCGGCGCGGGTGCACCGGGGGGAGGGCGTGCTGGCCGCGGGGCCCTGGCGCCTGCCGCTTCCCGGCGCGTCCTGGCCGGACGGCGCGGAGGTGCGCCTTGCCGTGCGGCCGGAGGATCTCGTCATCGACGCCGGAGGGGCGTCGGCGCGGGTGCGGCGGGTGATGAACCTCGGGCACTACCTGCAGGTGGTCGCCGACGTGCCCGGCATCGGCGCCGGGCCGGTGCGGCTGTTTACCGACAAGGAGACCGCCCCCGCGGAGGGCGGCGAGATCGGGCTGCGCATCACGCGCGCCCTCGTGTTCGGCGAGGGTGAGCCGGTGGAGGTGGGCGACGCGGTCCGTCAGCCGGCAGACTCGCGGCGGTGA